Proteins from a genomic interval of Nocardia sp. BMG51109:
- a CDS encoding DNA-directed RNA polymerase subunit beta — MLEGRILAVSTQTKATTAGRDNYTVPGAPKRVSFAKIREPLEVPGLLNLQTESFAWLVGSPDWRARASARGEATPVGGLEEVLEELSPIEDFSGSMSLSFSDPRFEEVKASIEECKDKDMTYAAPLFVTAEFINNNTGEIKSQTVFMGDFPMMTDKGTFIINGTERVVVSQLVRSPGVYFDESIDKGTEKLLHSVRVIPSRGAWLEFDVDKRDTVGVRIDRKRRQPVTVLLKALGMTTEEIGERFGFSEIMMSTLEKDNTAGQDEALLDIYRKLRPGEPPTKESAQTLLENLFFKEKRYDLARVGRYKVNKKLGLNAGEPVTGSVLTRDDIVATIEYLVRLHQGDHTMTAPAGVEVPVEVDDIDHFGNRRLRTVGELIQNQIRVGLSRMERVVRERMTTQDVEAITPQTLINIRPVVAAIKEFFGTSQLSQFMDQNNPLSGLTHKRRLSALGPGGLSRERAGLEVRDVHPSHYGRMCPIETPEGPNIGLIGSLSVYARVNPFGFIETPYRKVENGRVTDEVVYLTADEEDRHVRAQANSPVGADGHFVDDRVLARRGNEEMEFVGPAEVDYMDVSPRQMVSVATAMIPFLEHDDANRALMGANMQRQAVPLIRSESPLVGTGMELRAAVDAGDVVVNEKPGVVEEVSADYITVMHDDGTRRSYRMRKFARSNQGTCANQRPIVDEGQRVEHGQVLADGPCTDNGEMALGKNLLVAVMPWEGHNYEDAIILSQRLVEEDVLTSIHIEEHEIDARDTKLGAEEITRDIPNVSDEVLADLDERGIVRIGAEVRDGDILVGKVTPKGETELTPEERLLRAIFGEKAREVRDTSLKVPHGESGKVIGIRVFSRDDDDDLPPGVNELVRVYVAQKRKIQDGDKLAGRHGNKGVIGKILPTEDMPFMPDGTPIDIILNTHGVPRRMNIGQILETHLGWIAKSGWKIDGNDQGLESMPDWAQNLPEDMWGQEADTNIATPVFDGAQEDELTGLLGSTLPNRDGETMVHSDGKATLFDGRSGEPFPYPVAVGYMYILKLHHLVDDKIHARSTGPYSMITQQPLGGKAQFGGQRFGEMECWAMQAYGAAYTLQELLTIKSDDVVGRVKVYEAIVKGENIPEPGIPESFKVLLKELQSLCLNVEVLSSDGAAIELREGEDEDLERAAANLGINLSRNEAATVDDLAQ; from the coding sequence GTGCTGGAAGGACGCATCTTGGCAGTCTCCACCCAGACCAAGGCCACCACGGCGGGCCGTGACAACTACACGGTCCCCGGAGCCCCGAAGCGGGTGTCTTTCGCGAAGATCCGTGAGCCCTTGGAGGTTCCTGGCCTTCTCAACCTACAAACGGAGTCATTCGCCTGGCTGGTCGGCTCACCGGACTGGCGTGCGCGCGCGAGCGCTCGCGGCGAGGCCACCCCGGTCGGCGGGCTCGAGGAGGTGCTCGAGGAGCTCTCGCCGATCGAGGATTTCTCGGGCTCCATGTCCCTGTCCTTCTCCGATCCGCGCTTCGAAGAGGTCAAGGCCTCGATCGAGGAGTGCAAGGACAAGGACATGACCTACGCGGCGCCGTTGTTCGTCACCGCGGAGTTCATCAACAACAACACCGGTGAGATCAAGTCGCAGACGGTCTTCATGGGTGATTTCCCGATGATGACCGATAAGGGGACGTTCATCATCAACGGCACCGAGCGTGTGGTGGTGTCGCAGCTGGTGCGTTCGCCGGGTGTGTATTTCGACGAGTCGATCGATAAGGGCACCGAGAAGCTGCTGCACAGTGTCCGGGTGATTCCGAGCCGTGGTGCGTGGCTGGAGTTCGATGTCGACAAGCGCGACACGGTGGGTGTGCGCATCGACCGCAAGCGCCGCCAGCCGGTCACCGTGCTGCTCAAGGCGCTCGGCATGACCACCGAGGAGATCGGCGAGCGGTTCGGCTTCTCCGAGATCATGATGTCGACCCTGGAGAAGGACAACACGGCCGGCCAGGACGAGGCGCTGCTCGATATCTACCGCAAGCTGCGCCCGGGTGAGCCGCCGACGAAGGAGTCGGCGCAGACCCTGCTGGAGAACCTGTTCTTCAAGGAGAAGCGCTACGACCTGGCGCGCGTGGGCCGCTACAAGGTGAACAAGAAGCTCGGCCTGAACGCGGGCGAGCCGGTCACCGGTTCGGTGCTGACCCGTGACGACATCGTCGCCACCATCGAGTACCTGGTCCGCCTGCACCAGGGCGACCACACCATGACCGCGCCCGCCGGCGTCGAGGTCCCGGTCGAGGTGGACGACATCGACCACTTCGGTAACCGCCGCCTGCGCACCGTCGGCGAGCTGATCCAGAACCAGATCCGGGTCGGCCTCTCGCGGATGGAACGCGTTGTGCGCGAGCGCATGACGACCCAGGACGTGGAGGCGATCACGCCGCAGACGTTGATCAACATCCGCCCCGTCGTGGCCGCGATCAAGGAGTTCTTCGGAACCTCGCAGCTGTCGCAGTTCATGGACCAGAACAACCCGCTGTCGGGTCTGACCCACAAGCGCCGCCTGTCGGCGCTGGGCCCGGGCGGTCTGTCCCGTGAGCGTGCCGGCCTCGAGGTGCGCGACGTGCACCCGTCGCACTACGGCCGGATGTGCCCGATCGAGACCCCGGAAGGCCCGAACATCGGCCTGATCGGCTCGCTGTCGGTGTACGCGCGGGTCAATCCGTTCGGCTTCATCGAGACGCCGTACCGCAAGGTCGAGAACGGCCGCGTCACCGACGAGGTGGTCTACCTGACCGCCGACGAGGAGGATCGGCACGTCCGGGCCCAGGCGAACTCGCCGGTCGGGGCCGACGGTCACTTCGTCGACGACCGGGTGCTGGCTCGCCGCGGCAACGAGGAGATGGAATTCGTCGGCCCGGCCGAGGTCGATTACATGGATGTGTCGCCGCGGCAGATGGTGTCGGTGGCGACGGCGATGATTCCGTTCCTCGAGCACGACGACGCCAACCGCGCCCTGATGGGCGCGAACATGCAGCGTCAGGCGGTGCCGCTGATCCGTTCCGAGTCGCCGCTGGTCGGTACCGGTATGGAGCTGCGGGCCGCGGTGGACGCCGGCGACGTGGTCGTGAACGAGAAGCCCGGTGTGGTGGAGGAGGTTTCGGCCGACTACATCACGGTGATGCACGATGACGGCACCCGGCGTAGTTATCGGATGCGGAAGTTCGCGCGGTCGAATCAGGGGACGTGTGCGAATCAGCGGCCGATCGTGGACGAGGGGCAGCGGGTCGAGCACGGTCAGGTGCTGGCGGATGGGCCGTGTACCGATAACGGTGAGATGGCTCTGGGGAAGAATCTTCTGGTGGCGGTGATGCCGTGGGAGGGGCACAACTACGAGGACGCGATCATCCTGTCGCAGCGTCTGGTGGAGGAGGATGTGCTGACCTCGATTCATATCGAGGAGCACGAGATCGATGCGCGGGATACGAAGCTGGGTGCCGAGGAGATCACCCGTGATATCCCGAATGTGTCGGATGAGGTTCTGGCGGATCTGGATGAGCGGGGCATCGTGCGGATCGGTGCCGAGGTGCGTGATGGTGACATCCTGGTCGGGAAGGTGACTCCGAAGGGGGAGACCGAGCTGACGCCGGAGGAGCGGTTGTTGCGGGCGATCTTCGGGGAGAAGGCCCGCGAGGTGCGGGATACGTCGTTGAAGGTGCCGCACGGTGAGTCGGGCAAGGTGATCGGGATCCGGGTGTTCTCCCGTGATGACGATGATGATCTGCCGCCGGGTGTGAACGAGCTGGTGCGGGTGTATGTGGCGCAGAAGCGGAAGATTCAGGATGGTGACAAGCTCGCGGGCCGGCACGGGAACAAGGGTGTGATCGGGAAGATCCTGCCGACGGAGGATATGCCGTTCATGCCGGATGGCACGCCGATCGATATCATCTTGAATACCCATGGTGTGCCGCGTCGTATGAATATCGGTCAGATCCTGGAGACGCATCTGGGCTGGATCGCCAAGAGCGGCTGGAAGATCGACGGTAACGATCAGGGCTTGGAGAGCATGCCCGACTGGGCGCAGAACCTGCCCGAGGACATGTGGGGCCAGGAGGCCGACACCAATATCGCCACCCCGGTGTTCGACGGTGCGCAGGAGGACGAGCTGACCGGTCTGCTCGGCTCCACCCTGCCCAACCGCGACGGGGAGACGATGGTGCACTCCGACGGTAAGGCGACGCTGTTCGACGGTCGTTCGGGTGAGCCGTTCCCCTACCCGGTGGCGGTCGGCTACATGTACATCCTCAAGCTGCACCATCTGGTCGACGACAAGATCCACGCCCGCTCGACCGGCCCGTACTCGATGATCACCCAGCAGCCGCTCGGCGGTAAGGCACAGTTCGGTGGCCAGCGATTCGGCGAGATGGAGTGCTGGGCCATGCAGGCCTACGGCGCCGCCTACACCCTGCAGGAACTGCTCACCATCAAATCCGACGACGTGGTCGGCCGCGTCAAGGTGTACGAGGCCATCGTCAAGGGCGAGAACATCCCCGAACCGGGCATCCCCGAATCGTTCAAGGTGCTGCTCAAGGAACTCCAGTCGCTGTGCCTCAACGTCGAGGTGCTGTCGTCCGACGGCGCGGCGATCGAGCTGCGCGAAGGCGAGGACGAGGACCTGGAGCGCGCCGCGGCGAACCTGGGAATCAACCTGTCCCGCAACGAGGCTGCAACGGTCGACGACCTGGCGCAGTGA